One Anastrepha obliqua isolate idAnaObli1 chromosome 6, idAnaObli1_1.0, whole genome shotgun sequence DNA window includes the following coding sequences:
- the LOC129250779 gene encoding uncharacterized protein LOC129250779: MESIHRLATTEALRSLDHVDLTLKLELVDNIRSNFELTQNRLEEEDPDELDTDARQQFLNIFISVKGAITRELQSNRLDSHLHSTTRNFSPQDSQSVVVLKQPKSCLPELKLPTFRGNYSDWPQFFSMFRTIIDREAELTKVEKLQHLRSCLADAALDTIKSLEIRESNYDKALELLNNRFDNKRLIFQAHIRELFGLESVEGKVATNLRRLTDKFLSHIRALQTLGSVEQLADSLLIHIVMQKLDSATQNMWEEKMSSSELPTWEGMALFLEKRCQTLENVAFATLGKTPTKQVSKYVNRNKSFVVSKLAQRSCVFCKHLDHLIYTCPSFAKLSPSERWKEAKSAELCLNCLKLGHRVQQCKSTHCFRCKGAHHTLLHKDIPEQPFQNASLAERFPQPGSAASLVSMAPPCISNEHSSIKLNESVLLATATVFVKNSVGCSIPCRAILDSASQLNFATSRLSNQLQLKKSKFPVAVSGIGDSDTTVEYTINIIFKSIHSDYTNTITASIIPTITEQQPTTTFSISQWVIPKNIKLADPSFNTSRRIDLLIGAGIFFDLLCVGQIRLKEPTHILQKTRLGWIVSGGKQRCNISSSCAVSSKLVESNEPHGSLDQMVRSFWETENCLEGTTKVTKEELDCEIHFQTNHCRLGTGEYSVRLPVKLSPSMLGDSYQYALPRLISLERRLQRNDNVRLQYSAFMRGYLDLKHMTLVDALPNVPTYYLPHHCVFKEDSTTTKLRVVFDGSASTTSNYSLNEILMTGPTIQPKLAETLIRFRSRPIALTGDICKMYRCVRITSPDDYLQCILWRENPMEDVKTYKLETVTYGTRPASFLAIRAMHQLANDEAESYPLGA; the protein is encoded by the coding sequence ATGGAATCCATACATCGTCTCGCAACAACCGAAGCCCTACGCTCACTGGATCATGTAGATCTCACGTTGAAATTGGAACTGGTAGACAACATACGGAGTAATTTTGAGCTCACACAAAACCGCCTGGAAGAAGAAGATCCTGACGAATTAGATACTGATGCTCGACAGCAGTTCTTGAACATATTTATTTCAGTCAAAGGCGCCATCACTCGCGAGCTACAGTCCAACCGCTTAGATAGCCATTTACATTCAACCACACGCAATTTTTCGCCTCAGGACTCGCAATCTGTGGTTGTTCTTAAGCAACCAAAATCTTGTTTACCGGAACTGAAGTTGCCAACGTTTAGAGGCAACTACTCAGATTGGCCACAATTTTTCTCCATGTTTCGCACCATAATTGACCGAGAAGCTGAATTAACTAAAGTGGAAAAACTCCAACATCTCCGCTCATGCCTTGCAGATGCCGCGTTGGACACCATAAAGTCCTTAGAAATTCGCGAATCTAACTATGATAAAGCTCTTGAATTACTAAATAACCGATTTGATAACAAGCGTTTAATTTTTCAGGCACATATCCGTGAGTTGTTTGGACTAGAAAGTGTCGAAGGAAAGGTGGCAACAAATCTCCGGCGGTTAACGGATAAATTTTTGTCACATATTCGTGCATTACAGACTTTAGGCAGCGTAGAACAATTGGCCGACAGCTTGCTGATACACATCGTTATGCAGAAACTTGACTCCGCTACTCAAAACATGTGGGAGGAAAAAATGTCATCCAGTGAGCTACCCACTTGGGAAGGCATGGCGTTGTTCCTAGAAAAAAGGTGTCAAACTCTGGAGAATGTTGCGTTTGCTACGCTCGGTAAGACTCCAACTAAACAGGTGAGCAAATATGTGAATCGCAACAAGTCTTTTGTGGTCTCGAAGCTTGCGCAAAGGTCATGTGTGTTTTGCAAACACCTTGATCACCTCATTTATACTTGCCCGTCATTTGCGAAACTCTCCCCAAGCGAGCGCTGGAAAGAGGCAAAAAGTGCTGAACTTTGCCTGAACTGTCTTAAGCTTGGACATCGAGTACAACAATGCAAATCCACTCACTGTTTTCGTTGTAAAGGTGCTCATCACACCCTTTTACATAAGGATATTCCAGAGCAACCCTTCCAAAATGCCTCATTGGCAGAAAGGTTTCCTCAACCAGGATCAGCAGCATCTTTGGTTTCCATGGCGCCTCCATGCATATCAAACGAGCACTCAAGCATTAAACTAAACGAATCCGTACTACTAGCTACCGCAACGGTGTTTGTAAAAAACAGTGTTGGATGTTCTATCCCCTGTCGTGCTATCTTAGACTCAGCTTCGCAACTAAATTTCGCTACGAGCAGGTTATCCAACCAACTACAATTGAAGAAATCGAAGTTCCCAGTAGCAGTTTCGGGAATTGGAGACTCAGATACAACAGTTGAGTACAcaatcaatattatttttaaatctattCACAGCGATTACACAAACACTATTACGGCGTCAATAATTCCCACCATTACTGAGCAGCAACCAACCACCACTTTCAGCATATCGCAATGGGTCATACCTAAGAACATAAAATTGGCCGATCCATCATTTAATACTTCTCGTAGGATTGACCTCTTAATTGGAGCCGGCATATTTTTTGACTTGTTGTGTGTCGGCCAAATACGTCTTAAGGAACCAACACACATTTTGCAAAAGACACGTCTCGGGTGGATCGTCTCTGGCGGTAAACAACGCTGCAACATCAGCTCTTCGTGCGCGGTGTCATCCAAACTCGTCGAAAGCAACGAACCACATGGATCACTTGATCAAATGGTCCGCAGTTTTTGGGAAACAGAAAATTGTCTCGAAGGAACCACGAAGGTAACAAAAGAAGAACTAGATTGTGAAATACATTTCCAAACAAACCATTGCCGTTTGGGTACTGGCGAGTACTCAGTCCGTCTTCCTGTCAAACTGAGTCCAAGTATGCTTGGTGACTCATATCAATATGCCTTACCCCGATTAATCTCTCTAGAACGACGCTTGCAGCGAAACGACAACGTAAGATTACAGTATTCAGCGTTCATGCGAGGATATCTCGATTTAAAGCACATGACTCTTGTGGATGCTCTCCCCAATGTACCAACATATTATCTTCCTCATCACTGCGTTTTTAAAGAAGATAGCACAACAACGAAATTACGGGTAGTATTCGATGGTTCAGCTTCTACAACAAGTAACTACTCTCTGAATGAAATTCTTATGACAGGTCCAACAATTCAACCAAAACTTGCAGAAACTTTAATACGTTTTAGGTCAAGGCCCATCGCATTAACAGGTGACATATGCAAAATGTACCGCTGCGTACGCATCACCTCACCAGATGACTATCTTCAGTGCATACTTTGGAGGGAAAACCCGATGGAAGATGTTAAGACCTACAAATTAGAGACTGTCACTTATGGAACACGACCAGCATCATTCTTAGCTATTAGAGCTATGCACCAGCTGGCTAACGATGAAGCCGAATCTTACCCCCTTGGTGCTTAG
- the LOC129250780 gene encoding uncharacterized protein LOC129250780: MPLNTHKFVIRADRTPTGEQVRRFNAPIVDDVAAIIVNDPTTSRDIVVQRRSNIMHRVNETHRLHDALQYPIIYWQGQEVYDITLKMVDPVTGVSTNQNLSAMNYYAYRMMIRTHEENVILKCRMSGSRPIV, from the exons GCCATTGAATACGCACAAATTTGTCATAAGAGCGGATCGTACCCCAACAGGTGAACAAGTGCGAAGATTCAATGCACCCATCGTTGATGATGTTGCTGCAATTATTGTTAACGATCCAACTACATCACGAGACATTGTCGTTCAGCGAAGAAGCAATATCATGCATCGTGTAAACGAGACACATCGTTTGCACGATGCGTTACAATATCCCATCATTTATTGGCAAGGGCAAGAGGTATACGACATCACGTTGAAGATGGTCGATCCAGTTACAG gCGTATCAACGAACCAAAATCTAAGCGCAATGAATTACTATGCGTATCGTATGATGATTCGTACACATGAGGAGAATGTCATTCTGAAGTGCCGTATGTCAGGGTCGAGACCGATCGTTTAG